A genomic stretch from Thiomicrorhabdus sp. includes:
- a CDS encoding lipid A deacylase LpxR family protein, which yields MPQIFSKPFAPSMTIAACCLFGQPTLASNFSPKGIFNFTLENDVFYGTDRNYTNGVKFIWIPENRDQPPVWASRIATLIPWFPQSGRLSHGYAFGQSLFTPDDIRKANPPLEEQPYAAWLYASIGLAAETNRRLDQVTLTAGMIGPAALGRETQTLVHQLIGSDTPRGWHTQLANETGFFITSKRTWRKFLTYHHFGNSVDIAPYMGNAFGNVFTYANAGITFRYGKSLPDDYGPPRLQPGRPNENDLSLSSLPGWYLYAGLEARAVLRNIFLDGNTFSDSRRVDKYPFVGDLQFGFVLDWQRYRLSYTHVLRSPEYRQQQTHTNFGAVTLGIRF from the coding sequence ATGCCGCAGATTTTTTCGAAACCATTCGCACCCTCTATGACGATCGCGGCTTGCTGTCTCTTCGGGCAGCCGACACTGGCCTCAAACTTCTCTCCAAAAGGGATTTTTAATTTTACTCTGGAAAATGATGTGTTCTACGGTACAGACCGCAACTATACCAATGGTGTGAAATTTATCTGGATTCCGGAAAACCGTGATCAACCGCCCGTCTGGGCAAGCAGAATTGCCACTTTGATTCCATGGTTTCCTCAATCCGGACGCCTCTCCCACGGTTACGCATTCGGCCAAAGCTTGTTTACCCCGGACGACATCCGGAAAGCCAACCCGCCTTTGGAAGAACAACCCTATGCCGCCTGGCTGTATGCCAGCATCGGTTTGGCCGCCGAAACCAATCGTCGACTTGACCAGGTTACGCTCACCGCCGGTATGATCGGCCCGGCAGCCCTCGGCAGGGAAACACAAACCTTAGTCCATCAGCTCATCGGTTCGGACACCCCCAGAGGCTGGCATACACAACTGGCAAACGAAACCGGGTTTTTCATCACCAGCAAACGAACCTGGAGAAAATTTCTGACTTATCACCACTTCGGCAACTCGGTTGACATCGCCCCTTACATGGGCAATGCGTTCGGCAATGTGTTTACCTATGCCAATGCAGGCATCACTTTCCGCTACGGAAAGTCTCTACCCGACGACTACGGGCCACCCCGCCTGCAACCCGGACGACCAAATGAAAACGACCTCTCCCTCTCTTCCTTACCCGGCTGGTATCTATATGCCGGACTGGAAGCCCGAGCGGTATTGAGAAACATTTTTCTCGACGGCAATACCTTTTCCGACAGTCGCAGAGTGGACAAATATCCGTTTGTCGGTGATCTGCAGTTTGGATTCGTTTTGGACTGGCAACGATACCGTTTAAGCTACACACATGTTCTGCGGAGTCCAGAATATCGGCAACAGCAAACCCACACAAATTTCGGAGCAGTAACACTCGGAATCCGCTTTTGA